Proteins encoded together in one Agromyces sp. 3263 window:
- the dnaG gene encoding DNA primase, giving the protein MAGRIRQSDVEEVKARTNIADIVGEHVSLKSAGVGSLKGLCPFHDERSPSFHVRPQLGYYHCFGCGESGDVYSFLQRMDHVSFTEAVERLAGRVGLELHYEDGGQASDHGNRARLLAANQAAAEFFVERLGAPDAEVGRRFLGERGFDAEAARRFGVGFAPKSWDALTDHLKGRGFTTEELAASGLVSQGDRGVYDRFRGRLVWPIRDVTGQTVGFGARRLLADDQGPKYLNTPETAIYHKAQVLYGLDLAKRDIAKTHRVVVVEGYTDVMACHLAGVTTAIATCGTSFGVDHIKVLRRVLGDDSGIGEVVFTFDGDAAGQQAAMRAFAEEQRFAAQTFVAVAPDGLDPCDLRLARGDAAVRSLVDTRTPMFEFVIRHTVARYDLETVEGRVSALRAAAPAVADIRDPALRPGYTRELARMLGLELAEVERAVRSAASRPKGTAAGGDRRGSVASAAPGNGQQGSPRDQAAAADAPTRPFSITDLPNDPSTRLERDALQVILQYPDAVGADLLRHAIDCRFGNATLAVVRDAVASVLASPEPAIRVDRVVEEVPAPFSGIVHQLAVAPVPQRSEAELAAYVTGVVSALVDRELLRQKSELLGRLQRADRADTATYTALQHALVDLERDRRALRGD; this is encoded by the coding sequence ATGGCGGGCCGCATTCGACAGAGCGATGTCGAAGAGGTCAAGGCCCGCACCAACATCGCCGACATCGTCGGCGAGCACGTGAGCCTCAAGTCCGCGGGCGTCGGCTCCCTGAAGGGGCTGTGCCCCTTCCACGACGAGCGCAGCCCGAGCTTCCACGTGCGTCCGCAGCTCGGCTACTACCACTGCTTCGGATGCGGTGAATCGGGCGACGTCTACTCGTTCCTGCAGCGCATGGACCACGTCTCGTTCACCGAGGCGGTCGAGCGCCTCGCCGGCCGAGTGGGGCTCGAGCTGCACTACGAAGACGGCGGGCAGGCCTCGGACCACGGCAATCGCGCCCGGCTGCTCGCGGCGAACCAGGCCGCCGCCGAGTTCTTCGTCGAGCGACTGGGCGCCCCCGACGCCGAGGTCGGTCGCCGGTTCCTCGGGGAGCGCGGATTCGACGCCGAGGCCGCCCGCAGGTTCGGCGTGGGCTTCGCGCCCAAGAGCTGGGACGCCCTGACCGACCACCTCAAGGGGCGAGGTTTCACGACCGAGGAGCTCGCGGCATCCGGCCTCGTCTCGCAGGGCGACCGTGGCGTCTACGACCGGTTCCGCGGCCGGCTCGTGTGGCCCATCCGCGACGTGACCGGACAGACCGTGGGCTTCGGGGCGCGGCGGCTCCTCGCCGACGACCAGGGCCCCAAGTACCTGAACACCCCCGAGACGGCGATCTACCACAAGGCACAGGTGCTGTACGGCCTCGACCTCGCCAAGCGCGACATCGCGAAGACGCACCGAGTCGTGGTCGTCGAGGGCTACACCGACGTGATGGCGTGCCACCTCGCCGGGGTCACCACCGCGATCGCGACGTGCGGCACGTCGTTCGGCGTCGACCACATCAAGGTGCTGCGGCGGGTGCTCGGCGACGACTCGGGCATCGGCGAGGTCGTCTTCACGTTCGACGGTGACGCGGCCGGGCAGCAGGCCGCCATGCGCGCCTTCGCCGAGGAGCAGCGCTTCGCGGCCCAGACGTTCGTCGCGGTCGCGCCTGACGGACTCGACCCCTGCGACCTGCGGCTCGCGCGCGGCGACGCCGCGGTGCGCTCGCTCGTCGACACCCGCACGCCGATGTTCGAGTTCGTGATCCGCCACACGGTCGCGCGCTACGACCTCGAGACGGTCGAGGGGCGGGTGTCCGCGCTCCGGGCCGCGGCGCCGGCCGTCGCCGACATCCGCGACCCCGCGCTGCGCCCCGGATACACGCGGGAGCTCGCGCGGATGCTGGGCCTCGAGCTCGCTGAGGTCGAGCGGGCCGTGCGATCGGCGGCGTCACGCCCCAAGGGCACCGCCGCGGGCGGCGACCGACGCGGATCGGTTGCCTCGGCGGCGCCGGGCAACGGGCAGCAGGGTTCGCCGCGTGATCAGGCCGCGGCCGCGGATGCCCCGACCCGCCCGTTCTCGATCACCGACCTGCCGAACGACCCGTCGACCCGGCTCGAGCGCGACGCGTTGCAGGTCATCCTGCAGTACCCCGACGCGGTCGGCGCCGACCTGCTCCGCCACGCGATCGACTGCCGGTTCGGCAACGCGACGCTTGCGGTCGTCCGCGACGCCGTGGCATCCGTGCTCGCGTCGCCCGAGCCCGCCATCCGCGTCGACCGGGTCGTCGAGGAGGTGCCCGCGCCGTTCAGCGGCATCGTGCACCAGCTCGCCGTCGCGCCCGTGCCGCAGCGCAGCGAGGCCGAGCTCGCGGCCTACGTCACGGGGGTGGTGAGCGCGCTCGTCGACCGGGAGCTCCTGCGGCAGAAGTCCGAGCTGCTCGGCCGGCTCCAGCGCGCGGATCGCGCCGACACGGCGACGTACACCGCGCTCCAGCACGCCCTCGTCGACCTCGAGCGCGATCGTCGAGCCCTGCGGGGCGACTGA
- a CDS encoding TlpA disulfide reductase family protein, producing the protein MISLRRVATVAAAAALALTLAACTSEPRGGAARLPGDLPEGTSFASDAEAPAAPSLEGRLVDGTEVDLDVLAAGRPLIVQFMASWCSTCAGQQGVLADVASQYGDAVAIAQVSGDTDPEALATYLEDHQVGDPVVLDPDLQIWRAYAVTEPPMTALIDADGHLVKLWPGGADAVKIGEQLEQMVSRAG; encoded by the coding sequence ATGATCTCCCTCCGCCGAGTCGCCACGGTCGCCGCCGCCGCTGCCCTGGCCCTCACCCTCGCTGCGTGCACGTCCGAACCACGAGGTGGAGCGGCTCGACTTCCCGGCGACCTCCCCGAGGGCACGTCGTTCGCCTCCGACGCGGAGGCCCCCGCTGCCCCGTCGCTCGAGGGCCGTCTGGTCGACGGCACGGAGGTCGACCTGGACGTCCTCGCGGCTGGGCGTCCGCTCATCGTGCAGTTCATGGCCAGCTGGTGCTCCACGTGCGCCGGCCAGCAGGGCGTGCTCGCCGACGTGGCGTCCCAGTACGGCGACGCCGTGGCGATCGCCCAGGTCTCGGGCGACACCGACCCCGAAGCGCTCGCGACCTACCTCGAGGACCACCAGGTCGGCGACCCCGTCGTGCTCGATCCCGACCTGCAGATCTGGCGCGCCTACGCCGTGACCGAGCCGCCCATGACCGCGCTCATCGACGCCGACGGGCATCTCGTGAAGCTCTGGCCGGGCGGCGCCGACGCCGTGAAGATCGGCGAGCAACTCGAGCAGATGGTGTCCCGCGCAGGCTGA
- a CDS encoding peptidase M6, which yields MARRDHRPRTATRRAGLAVAAAAGVITLATVSSGSAMAAPPDSFDPSVLGPVDPQSWENMDDMTWDDYVAVPGTDWANDIEGSERQFNGAIVLVDFENQPFLVTQPEGAHAFGDPSGLTNGLAREDVPQFYLDLLNKPSELNHGRTINEYWMEQSGGRLSVQMQAFGPYQLPGNIEEYGLNDSFNKPNAAFCPQGESCDKNIRTDALALWGADIGSADPLTQFDQVFYVTAGHDESSTWEEFGQMLFEHPEDVTDDFGPPRDENGVALDQNGAPMANWAKTRYVPWTSWAAAVNHWPNANSPRNGRAGNSTQAESSGMGTYAHEFSHILGIADNYGNPYGTEAADGGPLRDTSGPFDILARGTFNGPGGTHERWSVPSVAGGSQPSGVGLRNRINLGIIDEANYLNLQESDLDALGSVVTRVVSRAVMRPGELTGINLVFDKPTAAAADDSTGTCTRQAKYDCDGGSFDNYTVEVIDRMGTDSFQPDHGVMIAKTKNQDRNPFIWTIDANPQDIATVDYVRPDGTPIMITRGDQRQLNDALFHAGNDSGSEYEYVDAANGLHFYVLNVERDAEGILSYDVAVRSTVSAGPQARGIDLGAATVKGNLAAMHGQAQADGTAIAQCLVPLTNTGAAVEDPKANSDIYRLATSVEGRGWSVTTPSSIVAAAAGSTIELPVYASRGADADRDATVTVTATSENDPSKTETITCELDAPGKAR from the coding sequence GTGGCACGACGAGATCACCGACCCAGAACCGCGACGAGGCGAGCCGGGCTCGCGGTCGCCGCCGCCGCGGGCGTCATCACGCTCGCGACGGTGTCGAGCGGCAGCGCGATGGCGGCACCTCCCGACTCCTTCGACCCATCCGTGCTCGGCCCGGTCGACCCGCAGTCCTGGGAGAACATGGACGACATGACCTGGGACGACTACGTCGCCGTTCCCGGCACCGACTGGGCCAACGACATCGAGGGCTCGGAGCGGCAGTTCAACGGCGCGATCGTGCTCGTCGACTTCGAGAACCAGCCCTTCCTCGTCACCCAGCCCGAGGGCGCGCACGCGTTCGGCGACCCGTCGGGTCTCACCAACGGCCTCGCTCGCGAGGACGTGCCGCAGTTCTACCTCGACCTGCTCAACAAGCCCAGCGAGCTCAACCACGGACGCACCATCAACGAGTACTGGATGGAGCAGTCGGGCGGCCGCCTCAGCGTGCAGATGCAGGCGTTCGGGCCGTACCAGCTTCCCGGCAACATCGAGGAGTACGGCCTGAACGACTCGTTCAACAAGCCGAACGCCGCGTTCTGCCCGCAGGGCGAGTCGTGCGACAAGAACATCCGCACCGACGCACTGGCGCTCTGGGGCGCCGACATCGGCAGCGCCGACCCGCTCACCCAGTTCGACCAGGTGTTCTACGTCACCGCCGGCCACGACGAGTCGTCGACGTGGGAGGAGTTCGGGCAGATGCTGTTCGAGCACCCCGAGGACGTGACCGACGACTTCGGGCCGCCGCGAGATGAGAACGGCGTCGCGCTCGACCAGAACGGCGCGCCCATGGCGAACTGGGCGAAGACCCGCTACGTCCCGTGGACGTCTTGGGCCGCCGCGGTCAACCACTGGCCGAACGCGAACTCCCCGAGGAACGGCCGCGCCGGCAACTCCACGCAGGCGGAGTCGTCGGGCATGGGCACCTACGCCCACGAGTTCTCGCACATCCTGGGCATCGCCGACAACTACGGGAACCCGTACGGCACGGAAGCCGCCGACGGCGGACCCCTGCGTGACACGAGCGGTCCATTCGACATCCTGGCGCGAGGCACGTTCAACGGGCCCGGCGGCACCCACGAGCGCTGGAGCGTCCCCTCGGTCGCCGGCGGATCGCAGCCCTCGGGCGTCGGCCTCCGCAACCGCATCAACCTCGGGATCATCGACGAGGCGAACTACCTGAACCTCCAGGAGAGCGACCTCGACGCGCTCGGCTCCGTCGTCACCAGGGTGGTCTCCCGCGCCGTCATGCGGCCGGGCGAGCTGACGGGCATCAACCTCGTCTTCGACAAGCCCACGGCGGCGGCGGCGGATGACTCGACGGGCACCTGCACGCGCCAGGCGAAGTACGACTGCGATGGCGGGTCGTTCGACAACTACACCGTGGAGGTCATCGACCGGATGGGCACGGACTCGTTCCAGCCCGACCACGGCGTGATGATCGCCAAGACGAAGAACCAGGACCGCAACCCGTTCATCTGGACGATCGACGCGAACCCGCAGGACATCGCGACGGTCGACTACGTGCGGCCCGACGGCACCCCGATCATGATCACGCGGGGTGACCAGCGCCAGCTGAACGATGCGCTCTTCCACGCCGGCAACGACTCGGGTTCCGAGTACGAGTACGTGGACGCCGCGAACGGACTGCACTTCTACGTCCTGAACGTGGAGCGCGACGCCGAGGGCATCCTCTCCTACGACGTGGCCGTGCGCTCCACGGTGAGCGCCGGACCGCAGGCCCGCGGCATCGACCTCGGCGCCGCGACGGTGAAGGGCAACCTCGCCGCCATGCACGGCCAGGCGCAGGCCGACGGCACCGCGATCGCACAGTGCCTCGTGCCGCTCACGAACACCGGCGCAGCAGTCGAGGACCCGAAGGCGAACAGCGACATCTACCGTCTGGCCACCTCCGTCGAGGGACGCGGATGGTCGGTGACGACGCCGAGCAGCATCGTCGCGGCGGCGGCCGGCTCGACGATCGAGCTGCCCGTCTACGCCTCCCGCGGAGCCGACGCCGACCGCGACGCGACCGTCACGGTCACGGCGACGTCGGAGAACGACCCGTCGAAGACCGAGACGATCACCTGCGAGCTCGACGCTCCGGGCAAGGCCCGGTAG
- a CDS encoding ABC transporter substrate-binding protein, which translates to MTSASTNRNRALIAVAGASVAALALAGCTAGGGGSSEASGGTLTIGTTEQVTALDPAGSYDNGSFAVMNQVYPFLLNTPYGSPDVEPDIAESAEFTSPTEYTVTLKPDLKFANGNDLTASDVKFTFDRQLAIADENGPSSLLYNLDSVEAVDDTTVVFTLKSENDQIFPQILSSPVGPIVDEDVFSADSLTSDDDIVAGNAFAGQYVIDSYDFNNLISYKANPDYQGILGEAKTDTVNVKYYTDASNLKLDVQEGNIDVAHRTLSATDIEDLRGNDKVKVVDGPGGEIRYLVFNFNTMPFGATTPEADPAKALAVRQAIADLIDRDAISEDVYKGTFTPLYSYVPEGLTGANEALKELYGDGNGAPDPDKAAATLEAAGITTPLDISIQYVAERYGPSSSDEYAIIKDNLESSGLFTVNLQSTEWVQYSKDRVADLYPAYQLGWFPDYSDADNYLTPFFLTENFLANHYDNPEVNDLILEQAVTADPEARAALIGEIQDKVAADLSTIPYMQGAQVAVVGSDVDGAEDTLDASFKFRYGALSKG; encoded by the coding sequence ATGACATCCGCATCCACGAACCGGAACCGCGCCCTCATCGCGGTGGCCGGTGCCTCCGTGGCCGCCCTCGCACTCGCCGGCTGCACCGCCGGCGGCGGCGGCAGCAGCGAGGCATCCGGTGGCACGCTGACCATCGGCACCACCGAGCAGGTCACCGCGCTCGACCCGGCCGGCTCGTACGACAACGGTTCGTTCGCCGTGATGAACCAGGTGTACCCGTTCCTGCTCAACACCCCCTACGGCAGCCCCGACGTCGAGCCCGACATCGCGGAGTCCGCCGAGTTCACCAGCCCCACCGAGTACACGGTGACGCTGAAGCCCGACCTCAAGTTCGCCAACGGCAACGACCTCACCGCGTCCGACGTGAAGTTCACGTTCGACCGGCAGCTCGCGATCGCCGACGAGAACGGCCCGTCGTCGCTGCTCTACAACCTCGACTCGGTCGAGGCCGTCGACGACACCACCGTCGTCTTCACGCTGAAGTCGGAGAACGACCAGATCTTCCCGCAGATCCTGTCGAGCCCGGTCGGCCCGATCGTCGACGAGGACGTCTTCTCGGCCGACTCGCTCACCTCCGACGACGACATCGTCGCGGGCAACGCGTTCGCCGGCCAGTACGTCATCGACAGCTACGACTTCAACAACCTGATCTCGTACAAGGCGAATCCCGACTACCAGGGCATCCTGGGCGAGGCGAAGACCGACACGGTCAACGTGAAGTACTACACCGACGCCTCGAACCTGAAGCTCGACGTACAGGAGGGGAACATCGACGTCGCGCACCGCACGCTGAGCGCGACCGACATCGAAGACCTCCGCGGCAACGACAAGGTGAAGGTCGTCGACGGCCCCGGTGGCGAGATCCGCTACCTCGTCTTCAACTTCAACACGATGCCGTTCGGCGCGACCACCCCCGAGGCGGACCCGGCGAAGGCGCTCGCCGTCCGCCAGGCCATCGCCGACCTCATCGACCGCGACGCGATCTCGGAGGACGTGTACAAGGGCACCTTCACGCCGCTGTACTCCTACGTCCCCGAGGGCCTCACGGGTGCCAACGAGGCGCTCAAGGAGCTCTACGGCGACGGCAACGGCGCACCCGACCCCGACAAGGCGGCGGCCACGCTCGAGGCGGCCGGCATCACCACGCCGCTCGACATCTCGATCCAGTACGTGGCCGAGCGCTACGGACCGTCGTCGAGCGACGAGTACGCGATCATCAAGGACAACCTCGAGTCGAGCGGCCTGTTCACCGTGAACCTGCAGTCGACCGAGTGGGTCCAGTACTCCAAGGACCGCGTCGCCGACCTCTACCCGGCCTACCAGCTGGGTTGGTTCCCCGACTACTCGGACGCCGACAACTACCTCACGCCGTTCTTCCTCACGGAGAACTTCCTCGCGAACCACTACGACAACCCCGAGGTGAACGACCTGATCCTCGAGCAGGCCGTCACGGCGGACCCCGAGGCTCGCGCGGCGCTCATCGGCGAGATCCAGGACAAGGTCGCAGCCGACCTGTCGACGATCCCGTACATGCAGGGCGCGCAGGTCGCGGTCGTGGGCAGCGATGTCGACGGTGCCGAGGACACGCTCGACGCGTCGTTCAAGTTCCGCTACGGCGCGCTCTCCAAGGGCTGA
- a CDS encoding ABC transporter permease — protein sequence MSTLDTVPTTEDVPASGRPKPKSQGGGFGRYLLVRFLLIFPTIFILVTLVFFLMRTTGDPITAAQGGRLGPEALAELRAAAGYDRPLIVQYFEYLGQLITGNFGTTVTTNRPVLEVLATYGPATFELVFYSLIVAFVVGIPLGLLTAYYRDKPQDAVFRVLAIYWYAVPVFFAGLILKLIFSVWLQWFPVAGRASVGAELEMQLLPNSTGFYTIDALMTGDPEVLGDVLSHAVLPAIALGLLTAGIFLRLVRTNVIGTLATDYVDAARSRGVSELRLLRKHAYRPALIPIITVIGLQIALLLSGAVLTETTFEWKGLGFILVEFIESRDYIAVQGIVVLLAVIVALTNFIVDILAAFIDPRVRY from the coding sequence ATGAGCACACTAGACACCGTTCCAACGACGGAGGATGTCCCGGCCTCGGGTCGCCCGAAGCCCAAGTCGCAGGGCGGCGGGTTCGGCCGCTACCTGCTCGTCCGCTTCCTGCTGATCTTCCCGACGATCTTCATCCTCGTCACCCTCGTGTTCTTCCTGATGCGCACGACGGGCGATCCGATCACGGCCGCCCAGGGTGGCCGTCTGGGACCGGAGGCCCTCGCAGAGCTGCGAGCCGCCGCCGGGTACGACCGTCCGCTCATCGTCCAGTACTTCGAGTACCTGGGCCAGCTCATCACGGGCAACTTCGGCACGACGGTGACCACGAATCGTCCCGTGCTCGAGGTGCTCGCGACCTATGGGCCCGCCACGTTCGAGCTCGTCTTCTACTCGCTGATCGTGGCGTTCGTCGTGGGCATCCCGCTCGGCCTGCTCACCGCCTACTACCGCGACAAGCCGCAGGATGCGGTGTTCCGGGTGCTGGCGATCTACTGGTACGCCGTGCCGGTGTTCTTCGCCGGCCTCATCCTGAAGCTGATCTTCTCGGTCTGGCTGCAGTGGTTCCCGGTCGCCGGCCGCGCGAGCGTCGGCGCCGAACTGGAGATGCAGCTCCTGCCGAACTCGACCGGTTTCTACACGATCGACGCGCTCATGACCGGCGACCCCGAGGTCCTCGGCGACGTGCTGTCGCACGCCGTGCTGCCCGCCATCGCGCTGGGACTCCTCACCGCCGGCATCTTCCTGAGACTCGTCCGCACGAACGTGATCGGCACCCTGGCCACCGACTACGTCGACGCCGCCCGATCGCGCGGCGTCAGCGAGCTCCGGCTGCTCCGCAAGCACGCCTACCGGCCGGCGCTGATCCCCATCATCACGGTCATCGGGCTGCAGATCGCGCTCCTGCTCTCGGGCGCCGTGCTCACCGAGACCACCTTCGAGTGGAAGGGGCTCGGCTTCATCCTCGTCGAGTTCATCGAGTCGCGGGACTACATCGCCGTGCAGGGCATCGTCGTGCTGCTCGCCGTGATCGTCGCGCTCACGAACTTCATCGTCGACATCCTCGCGGCGTTCATCGACCCGAGAGTGAGGTACTGA
- a CDS encoding ABC transporter permease — translation MTAASVASPPRRRLRDRLPVVHQLRQSVGLQRGMLVAGLILMAVFIIYAVFAPLLAPYGFAQRADAEGAFGTQQPPSAAHPFGTTVGGYDVLSRVIWGTQTAILVVIVAVLLSIFIGVALGLYSGYFGGWLDRTLVVICDAIYAFPSLLLAIVLSIVISGGQSSLWGGILAAAGSIVVVFIPQYFRVIRAETVRIKAEPFVESAKVLGASNSRIVFKHVFRNATRTLPLIITLNSAEAILTLAALGYVGFGIEPTAAAEWGYDLNKAQSDVTSGIWWTALYPGLAIVLSVLGIMLVGESLNDLADPRLRGRRRVAQSSGDVAETSVVPGGTLTAGPGGIDGLEDGETFDEHGIEVKR, via the coding sequence ATGACCGCTGCATCCGTCGCCAGTCCTCCGAGGCGCCGCCTTCGCGATCGACTGCCCGTCGTCCACCAGCTCCGCCAGAGCGTGGGCCTGCAACGGGGGATGCTCGTCGCCGGCCTCATCCTGATGGCCGTCTTCATCATCTACGCCGTCTTCGCGCCGCTGCTCGCGCCCTACGGCTTCGCCCAGCGGGCCGACGCCGAGGGCGCCTTCGGCACGCAGCAGCCGCCGTCAGCCGCGCACCCGTTCGGCACCACCGTCGGCGGATACGACGTGCTGTCGCGGGTGATCTGGGGCACGCAGACCGCGATCCTCGTGGTCATCGTCGCCGTGCTGCTCTCGATCTTCATCGGCGTCGCCCTCGGCCTCTACTCGGGGTACTTCGGCGGCTGGCTCGACCGAACGCTCGTGGTCATCTGCGATGCCATCTACGCGTTCCCGTCGCTGCTGCTGGCGATCGTGCTCTCCATCGTCATCTCGGGCGGGCAGTCCAGCCTGTGGGGCGGCATTCTCGCGGCGGCCGGGTCGATCGTCGTGGTCTTCATCCCGCAGTACTTCCGGGTGATCCGCGCCGAGACCGTGCGGATCAAGGCGGAGCCGTTCGTGGAGTCCGCGAAGGTGCTCGGCGCGTCCAATTCGCGGATCGTGTTCAAGCACGTGTTCCGCAACGCCACTCGCACCCTTCCGCTCATCATCACGCTGAACTCCGCCGAAGCGATCCTCACGCTCGCTGCGCTCGGCTATGTGGGCTTCGGCATCGAGCCGACGGCGGCCGCCGAGTGGGGCTACGACCTCAACAAGGCCCAGTCGGATGTCACGAGCGGCATCTGGTGGACGGCGCTCTACCCCGGACTCGCCATCGTGCTCTCGGTGCTCGGCATCATGCTCGTCGGCGAGAGCCTCAACGACCTCGCGGACCCGCGCCTGCGTGGACGTCGGCGGGTCGCCCAGTCCTCCGGTGACGTCGCGGAGACGTCGGTGGTGCCGGGTGGCACCCTGACCGCCGGCCCTGGCGGAATCGACGGGCTGGAAGACGGAGAGACGTTCGACGAGCACGGGATCGAGGTCAAGCGATGA